The Daucus carota subsp. sativus chromosome 7, DH1 v3.0, whole genome shotgun sequence genome window below encodes:
- the LOC108194358 gene encoding pathogenesis-related protein 2 — protein sequence MGVLTFTEEVASSLPAGKLYKGFFLDIDTILPKILPDFIKSIEIEGDGGVGTIKNVTLAAGLKVVSMKQRVDVIDKEALAFTYSVIGGDILLGKLESIVNQFTVVPTGEGCLLKMTTIYNPIGDEVIPQENIKEAAEESAKLFKAVEAYILANLDEF from the exons ATGGGTGTGCTCACATTCACTGAGGAAGTTGCTTCCTCTCTCCCTGCAGGAAAACTGTACAAGGGTTTTTTCCTTGACATTGATACCATTCTTCCCAAGATTTTGCCAGACTTTATCAAAAGTATTGAAATCGAAGGGGACGGTGGAGTTGGAACTATCAAAAATGTCACTCTTGCCGCAG GCTTGAAAGTAGTCAGCATGAAGCAAAGAGTCGACGTAATTGACAAAGAAGCACTGGCCTTCACCTACAGCGTCATCGGAGGTGACATACTATTGGGAAAACTTGAGTCTATAGTTAATCAGTTCACTGTTGTTCCCACTGGTGAAGGTTGCCTTCTGAAGATGACTACTATTTATAATCCGATAGGGGATGAAGTGATCCCCCaagagaatatcaaggaagCTGCTGAGGAATCAGCAAAGCTCTTCAAGGCTGTTGAGGCTTACATCCTTGCAAACCTCGACGAATTCTAG